A region from the Corylus avellana chromosome ca7, CavTom2PMs-1.0 genome encodes:
- the LOC132187176 gene encoding uncharacterized protein LOC132187176 isoform X2 — protein sequence MAGIPSTLFLNAGSLFCHSQSSSCRAVNSCFVEKRALVRCSAKKKIGFMDQILDYIEGGPKLRKWYGAPDLPAKDGSVVEDDDQSEVEEVRDAVLVTDGDSDIGQMVILSLIVKKTRVKALVKDKRAALEAFGTYVESMAGDASDKPFLRRALRGVRTIICPNEGFLSNVGGLNGVQHLSAYKGAGGIQALMKSNARKLAEQDELMLIASGIPYTIIKAGLLESTPGGGQGFSFEEGSSERRNLSKEDAAFICVEAIDAVPQRGFIFEVANGDEKVSDWQERLARLMEKAEQQLQ from the exons ATGGCGGGTATTCCTTCAACTCTCTTTCTCAACGCTGGCTCTCTTTTTTGTCACTCTCAAAGCTCATCATGCAGAGCAGTGAATTCCTGCTTCGTCGAAAAGCGTGCTCTCGTTCGTTGCTCGGCCAAGAAGAAAATCGGTTTTATGGATCAAATTCTTGATTATATCGAAG ggGGTCCCAAGTTGAGGAAATGGTATGGGGCTCCAGATCTCCCCGCCAAAGATGGATCCGTTGTTGAAGATGATGACCAATCAG AGGTAGAAGAAGTCAGGGACGCAGTTTTGGTAACTGACGGAGACAGTGACATAGGCCAG ATGGTAATATTGTCGTTGATTGTGAAAAAAACTCGGGTTAAAGCACTGGTGAAGGATAAGCGGGCTGCACTTGAAGCTTTCGGAACTTATGTTGAG TCAATGGCTGGAGATGCAAGTGACAAACCATTTCTAAGGAGAGCTCTAAGAGGAGTTCGCACAATAATATGCCCGAAT GAAGGTTTCTTATCTAATGTTGGGGGCTTGAATGGGGTgcaacat TTGTCTGCTTATAAAGGTGCTGGTGGCATTCAAGCTCTCATGAAAAGCAATGCAAGAAAATTGGCTGAGCAAGATGAATTGATGCTAATAGCCTCAGGAATCCCTTACACCATCATTAAGGCTGGGTTGTTAGAAAGCACTCCAGGTGGAGGACAAGGTTTTAGCTTTGAAGAG GGTAGTTCTGAAAGGAGAAATCTTAGCAAGGAGGATGCTGCCTTTATTTGTGTGGAAGCTATTGATGCAGTCCCGCAAAGAGGATTCATATTTGAG GTGGCCAATGGAGACGAGAAGGTTTCAGATTGGCAAGAGCGTTTGGCTAGATTGATGGAGAAAGCAGAGCAGCAGCTTCAATAA
- the LOC132187176 gene encoding uncharacterized protein LOC132187176 isoform X4, whose product MGLQISPPKMDPLLKMMTNQTEVEEVRDAVLVTDGDSDIGQMVILSLIVKKTRVKALVKDKRAALEAFGTYVESMAGDASDKPFLRRALRGVRTIICPNEGFLSNVGGLNGVQHVIFLSQLSAYKGAGGIQALMKSNARKLAEQDELMLIASGIPYTIIKAGLLESTPGGGQGFSFEEGSSERRNLSKEDAAFICVEAIDAVPQRGFIFEVANGDEKVSDWQERLARLMEKAEQQLQ is encoded by the exons ATGGGGCTCCAGATCTCCCCGCCAAAGATGGATCCGTTGTTGAAGATGATGACCAATCAG ACAGAGGTAGAAGAAGTCAGGGACGCAGTTTTGGTAACTGACGGAGACAGTGACATAGGCCAG ATGGTAATATTGTCGTTGATTGTGAAAAAAACTCGGGTTAAAGCACTGGTGAAGGATAAGCGGGCTGCACTTGAAGCTTTCGGAACTTATGTTGAG TCAATGGCTGGAGATGCAAGTGACAAACCATTTCTAAGGAGAGCTCTAAGAGGAGTTCGCACAATAATATGCCCGAAT GAAGGTTTCTTATCTAATGTTGGGGGCTTGAATGGGGTgcaacatgtaatttttttatctcag TTGTCTGCTTATAAAGGTGCTGGTGGCATTCAAGCTCTCATGAAAAGCAATGCAAGAAAATTGGCTGAGCAAGATGAATTGATGCTAATAGCCTCAGGAATCCCTTACACCATCATTAAGGCTGGGTTGTTAGAAAGCACTCCAGGTGGAGGACAAGGTTTTAGCTTTGAAGAG GGTAGTTCTGAAAGGAGAAATCTTAGCAAGGAGGATGCTGCCTTTATTTGTGTGGAAGCTATTGATGCAGTCCCGCAAAGAGGATTCATATTTGAG GTGGCCAATGGAGACGAGAAGGTTTCAGATTGGCAAGAGCGTTTGGCTAGATTGATGGAGAAAGCAGAGCAGCAGCTTCAATAA
- the LOC132187231 gene encoding protein ELF4-LIKE 4-like, with amino-acid sequence MEGDIFSGMGKGTEVDGKVLQTFQNNFVQVQDILDQNRLLINEINQNHESKIPDNMSRNVGLIRELNNNIRRVVDVYADLSSSFTKSVEASSEGESGGSLKSNGKASLKRIRSG; translated from the coding sequence ATGGAAGGTGATATATTTTCGGGCATGGGAAAAGGAACCGAAGTAGATGGCAAGGTTTTGCAGACGTTTCAGAACAACTTTGTGCAAGTCCAGGACATTTTAGACCAGAACAGGTTGCTAATCAATGAGATCAACCAGAATCATGAGTCGAAGATCCCTGATAACATGAGCAGAAATGTGGGATTGATTAGAGAGCTTAATAACAATATCAGAAGGGTGGTTGATGTCTATGCCGATCTTTCAAGCTCTTTTACCAAGTCTGTGGAAGCTTCATCTGAAGGAGAATCAGGTGGGAGTTTGAAATCCAATGGAAAAGCCAGTCTGAAGAGAATTAGATCCGGGTAA
- the LOC132187176 gene encoding uncharacterized protein LOC132187176 isoform X1 yields the protein MAGIPSTLFLNAGSLFCHSQSSSCRAVNSCFVEKRALVRCSAKKKIGFMDQILDYIEGGPKLRKWYGAPDLPAKDGSVVEDDDQSEVEEVRDAVLVTDGDSDIGQMVILSLIVKKTRVKALVKDKRAALEAFGTYVESMAGDASDKPFLRRALRGVRTIICPNEGFLSNVGGLNGVQHVIFLSQLSAYKGAGGIQALMKSNARKLAEQDELMLIASGIPYTIIKAGLLESTPGGGQGFSFEEGSSERRNLSKEDAAFICVEAIDAVPQRGFIFEVANGDEKVSDWQERLARLMEKAEQQLQ from the exons ATGGCGGGTATTCCTTCAACTCTCTTTCTCAACGCTGGCTCTCTTTTTTGTCACTCTCAAAGCTCATCATGCAGAGCAGTGAATTCCTGCTTCGTCGAAAAGCGTGCTCTCGTTCGTTGCTCGGCCAAGAAGAAAATCGGTTTTATGGATCAAATTCTTGATTATATCGAAG ggGGTCCCAAGTTGAGGAAATGGTATGGGGCTCCAGATCTCCCCGCCAAAGATGGATCCGTTGTTGAAGATGATGACCAATCAG AGGTAGAAGAAGTCAGGGACGCAGTTTTGGTAACTGACGGAGACAGTGACATAGGCCAG ATGGTAATATTGTCGTTGATTGTGAAAAAAACTCGGGTTAAAGCACTGGTGAAGGATAAGCGGGCTGCACTTGAAGCTTTCGGAACTTATGTTGAG TCAATGGCTGGAGATGCAAGTGACAAACCATTTCTAAGGAGAGCTCTAAGAGGAGTTCGCACAATAATATGCCCGAAT GAAGGTTTCTTATCTAATGTTGGGGGCTTGAATGGGGTgcaacatgtaatttttttatctcag TTGTCTGCTTATAAAGGTGCTGGTGGCATTCAAGCTCTCATGAAAAGCAATGCAAGAAAATTGGCTGAGCAAGATGAATTGATGCTAATAGCCTCAGGAATCCCTTACACCATCATTAAGGCTGGGTTGTTAGAAAGCACTCCAGGTGGAGGACAAGGTTTTAGCTTTGAAGAG GGTAGTTCTGAAAGGAGAAATCTTAGCAAGGAGGATGCTGCCTTTATTTGTGTGGAAGCTATTGATGCAGTCCCGCAAAGAGGATTCATATTTGAG GTGGCCAATGGAGACGAGAAGGTTTCAGATTGGCAAGAGCGTTTGGCTAGATTGATGGAGAAAGCAGAGCAGCAGCTTCAATAA
- the LOC132187176 gene encoding uncharacterized protein LOC132187176 isoform X3, which produces MAGIPSTLFLNAGSLFCHSQSSSCRAVNSCFVEKRALVRCSAKKKIGFMDQILDYIEGGPKLRKWYGAPDLPAKDGSVVEDDDQSEVEEVRDAVLVTDGDSDIGQMVILSLIVKKTRVKALVKDKRAALEAFGTYVESMAGDASDKPFLRRALRGVRTIICPNEGFLSNVGGLNGVQHVIFLSQLSAYKGAGGIQALMKSNARKLAEQDELMLIASGIPYTIIKAGLLESTPGGGQGFSFEEF; this is translated from the exons ATGGCGGGTATTCCTTCAACTCTCTTTCTCAACGCTGGCTCTCTTTTTTGTCACTCTCAAAGCTCATCATGCAGAGCAGTGAATTCCTGCTTCGTCGAAAAGCGTGCTCTCGTTCGTTGCTCGGCCAAGAAGAAAATCGGTTTTATGGATCAAATTCTTGATTATATCGAAG ggGGTCCCAAGTTGAGGAAATGGTATGGGGCTCCAGATCTCCCCGCCAAAGATGGATCCGTTGTTGAAGATGATGACCAATCAG AGGTAGAAGAAGTCAGGGACGCAGTTTTGGTAACTGACGGAGACAGTGACATAGGCCAG ATGGTAATATTGTCGTTGATTGTGAAAAAAACTCGGGTTAAAGCACTGGTGAAGGATAAGCGGGCTGCACTTGAAGCTTTCGGAACTTATGTTGAG TCAATGGCTGGAGATGCAAGTGACAAACCATTTCTAAGGAGAGCTCTAAGAGGAGTTCGCACAATAATATGCCCGAAT GAAGGTTTCTTATCTAATGTTGGGGGCTTGAATGGGGTgcaacatgtaatttttttatctcag TTGTCTGCTTATAAAGGTGCTGGTGGCATTCAAGCTCTCATGAAAAGCAATGCAAGAAAATTGGCTGAGCAAGATGAATTGATGCTAATAGCCTCAGGAATCCCTTACACCATCATTAAGGCTGGGTTGTTAGAAAGCACTCCAGGTGGAGGACAAGGTTTTAGCTTTGAAGAG TTCTGA
- the LOC132187853 gene encoding uncharacterized protein LOC132187853 — protein METLRVKLGFEGMFVVDPIGRSGGLGLFWKEKDLLEIQNYSRMHINAVVKTVEGTSGWKLTGFYGQPDWTKRHESWALLRHLKQFSPFPWLCIGDYNEITDQSEKVGANLRKNTMMGQFREALEDCNLSDLGYIGSKYTWNNRREDDGFIKERLDRATANTGWCNLFKKFELRVLAARTSDHKPLLLSYTDRGDDCAGPLRGTKFEARWLHDEEANEVIRRAWISDMGGGPSMNTVQQKLATCKADLRTWSWKKHGQVEKKIKEKTKELEEVQKQENKENVGKIQQLQGEIDILLEQEDTRWKQRAKQNWYQQGDRNTPFFHAWASHRRKINYIGKVVDEGGTEWSKMEDIGTAFTEFYQQLFTTGTVQGVGECLEGMERRVTEEMNNNLLRPFTQSEVEDALNQMHPLKSPGPDGMSAVFYQHSWGMINKEVCKAVLDFLNNGIFEPSINETFITLIPKIKTPTRITEYRPISLCNVIYKLIAKALANRMKKVLSQVISPNQSAFLPGRLITDNILVAYEALHTMDARLSGRKGYMALKLDMSKAYDRVEWAFLEAIMVGLGFAEEWVGKVMTCVRTVTYSILINGQPYGKIVPSRGIRQGDPLSPYLFILCAEGLSTLLNKAEQEGQISGFPIARRGTKINHLLFADDSLLFCRASILEWARIQDVLEVYEKASGQQLNRSKTSIFFSKNTKIEAKTVILNAAGVISTDRYEKYLGLPALIGRSKVSAFTNITGKIWERINGWKEKFLSQAGKEVLLKAVVQSIPTFTMSVFQLPKTLCKEINAMMAKFWWGHKENDSRIAWMSWHKMGMAKESGGLGFRDLEMFNLALLAKQGWRIMTNPNTLVATILREKYYPHGNFLEANLGRKPSYAWRSIWNAKGLLNEGLIWRVGNGESIRIWEDRWLPNKGSHKVQSPIHILPRDATVSALLNSDTRWWDTDLVHNVFNEEEAREICGMVVCPNTRSDRLVWAGEKNGVFTVRSAYHLAKALGLREEGSCSEDTRLKRVWKGIWKIRGASVVKTFMWQACNNILPTKEVLHKRKITQDPLCPIYGLKTETVGHILWSCPSARDVWTECYPKLSKCASLEADFIDIMAHLLERLDADQLQFMASVARQIWLRRNLVVFGGELTEPSTIIRWSKDQVENWCNFNKRRTRREVTSERAPSTVWTKPPQGYVKINWDASVDKQRNRMGVGVVIRDHEGGVVAMFCTSKEFVQDPTMAEAIGAWEAVKLAQRLELRQALFEGDSLEVVRMMQREDGCWTTYGQIVNDAQERLQHLNGWGINHVGRSANGAAHQLAKLALGYVDTREWQELFPPSVLSIVLAES, from the coding sequence atggaaactcTTAGAGTGAAGCTCGGCTTTGAAGGGATGTTTGTGGTGGATCCTATAGGGAGAAGTGGTGGGCTTGGTCTATTTTGGAAGGAGAAAGACTTGctggaaattcaaaattactctAGAATGCATATCAATGCCGTGGTTAAAACTGTAGAGGGGACAAGTGGGTGGAAGCTGACCGGTTTTTATGGCCAACCGGATTGGACCAAAAGGCACGAGTCTTGGGCGCTATTGCGACACCTAAAACAATTTTCTCCGTTTCCGTGGCTTTGTATTGGTGATTATAATGAAATTACGGATCAAAGTGAGAAAGTGGGAGCCAATCTTCGGAAGAACACGATGATGGGTCAGTTTCGGGAGGCCCTCGAAGACTGCAACCTCAGTGATTTGGGGTACATTGGGTCGAAGTATACGTGGAACAATCGCCGTGAGGATGACGGTTTTATTAAAGAGCGATTGGATAGAGCCACGGCCAATACCGGATGGTGTAATCTCTTCAAAAAATTTGAGTTGAGGGTGTTGGCTGCACGTACATCAGATCACAAGCCACTCTTACTCTCTTATACGGACAGAGGTGATGACTGTGCAGGCCCCCTTCGTGGAACAAAATTTGAAGCCAGATGGTTACATGATGAAGAGGCAAATGAGGTGATTAGAAGGGCGTGGATATCAGATATGGGGGGAGGGCCGAGTATGAACACTGTGCAGCAAAAGCTTGCAACATGCAAAGCTGATTTACGTACCTGGAGCTGGAAAAAACACGGGCaggttgagaaaaaaataaaagagaagacCAAGGAATTGGAAGAGGTGCAGaaacaggaaaataaagaaaatgtggGAAAAATCCAGCAGCTCCAAGGCGAAATTGATATTCTGCTGGAACAAGAAGATACACGATGGAAACAACGGGCCAAACAAAATTGGTACCAACAAGGAGATCGAAATACCCCATTCTTTCATGCTTGGGCGAGCCACCGGCGGAAGATTAATTACATTGGGAAGGTAGTTGATGAAGGGGGAACCGAATGGAGCAAGATGGAAGACATTGGTACCGCATTCACTGAATTTTACCAGCAGCTATTCACTACAGGGACGGTGCAGGGTGTGGGTGAATGTTTGGAGGGGATGGAGAGGCGAGTTACAGAGGAGATGAATAATAACCTCCTCAGGCCGTTTACTCAGAGTGAAGTGGAAGATGCTTTGAATCAAATGCACCCATTAAAGTCTCCCGGACCCGATGGCATGTCAGCGGTGTTCTATCAACATTCTTGGGGTATGATCAACAAGGAGGTATGTAAGGCGGTGcttgattttttgaataatggAATTTTTGAACCTTCCATCAATGAGACTTTTATTACCTTAATTCCAAAGATCAAAACCCCCACACGTATCACTGAGTATAGGCCCATCAGTTTATGTAATGTTATTTATAAATTGATTGCAAAAGCCTTAGCTAACAGAATGAAGAAGGTATTGTCCCAGGTTATTTCCCCAAATCAAAGTGCATTCCTCCCAGGTCGACTAATCACAGACAACATATTGGTAGCTTATGAAGCCCTTCACACGATGGATGCTAGATTATCGGGAAGGAAAGGCTATATGGCTTTGAAGCTAGACATGAGTAAGGCCTATGATCGGGTTGAATGGGCTTTTTTGGAGGCTATTATGGTAGGATTGGGGTTTGCCGAAGAATGGGTAGGAAAAGTGATGACGTGTGTTCGCACGGTTACATACTCTATTCTCATAAACGGCCAACCATATGGGAAAATTGTGCCATCTCGGGGGATACGGCAAGGGGACCCACTATCTCCTTATCTCTTCATCTTGTGTGCGGAGGGTCTTAGCACTCTGTTAAATAAGGCGGAACAGGAGGGTCAGATCTCAGGATTCCCAATTGCCCGTAGAGGAACAAAGATAAATCATCTCTTGTTCGCGGATGACAGCTTACTCTTTTGCCGAGCCAGTATTTTAGAGTGGGCACGCATACAAGATGTTTTGGAGGTATATGAGAAAGCATCAGGCCAACAATTGAACCGGAGCAAgacttctattttctttagcaAGAATACTAAGATAGAAGCTAAAACAGTCATCCTCAATGCAGCGGGGGTGATCTCTACGGATAGGTATGAGAAATATCTGGGTCTACCGGCTTTAATTGGGAGGTCAAAGGTGAGTGCTTTTACAAATATTACAGGGAAAATATGGGAACGCATTAATGGCTGGAAGGAAAAGTTCCTCTCCCAAGCAGGGAAGGAAGTGCTCTTAAAAGCTGTGGTGCAATCGATTCCAACATTTACAATGAGTGTCTTTCAATTGCCCAAAACTCTTTGTAAAGAAATTAACGCCATGATGGctaaattttggtgggggcataaggagaATGACTCGCGGATTGCATGGATGAGTTGGCATAAGATGGGCATGGCAAAGGAGAGTGGCGGGTTGGGGTTTCGTGATCTTGAAATGTTCAACCTAGCACTCCTTGCCAAACAAGGTTGGCGAATCATGACAAACCCCAATACCTTAGTAGCCACGATACTCCGAGAAAAATACTACCCCCACGGGAACTTTTTGGAAGCCAATTTGGGACGTAAACCCTCTTACGCATGGAGAAGTATATGGAATGCCAAAGGTCTTCTTAATGAAGGCTTAATATGGAGAGTTGGTAATGGAGAATCAATCCGGATTTGGGAAGATCGGTGGCTTCCAAACAAAGGGTCACACAAAGTCCAGTCGCCCATCCATATTTTACCTAGAGATGCTACCGTGAGTGCTCTTCTAAATTCTGATACGAGATGGTGGGATACGGATTTGGTACATAATGTTTTTAATGAAGAAGAAGCTAGGGAGATATGTGGAATGGTGGTATGTCCCAATACTAGAAGTGACCGATTAGTTTGGGCAGGGGAGAAGAATGGTGTATTCACAGTCCGAAGCGCTTATCATTTAGCTAAAGCACTTGGGCTAAGGGAAGAAGGAAGCTGTTCGGAAGACACTAGGCTCAAAAGGGTGTGGAAAGGGATATGGAAGATAAGGGGAGCAAGTGTGGTTAAAACTTTCATGTGGCAAGCATGTAATAATATTCTACCTACAAAGGAGGTGTTGCACAAGAGGAAAATCACTCAAGACCCTCTCTGCCCGATTTATGGCTTGAAAACAGAAACTGTAGGCCATATACTATGGAGTTGCCCTTCTGCCAGAGACGTATGGACAGAGTGCTATCCCAAACTCAGTAAATGTGCCAGTCTTGAAGCTGATTTCATTGATATCATGGCCCACCTGCTGGAGCGATTGGATGCAGATCAATTACAATTTATGGCGTCAGTTGCTCGACAAATCTGGCTAAGGAGAAATTTGGTGGTGTTTGGAGGGGAATTGACGGAACCAAGCACTATCATTCGCTGGAGCAAGGATCAAGTTGAAAACTGGTGCAACTTTAATAAACGAAGGACACGGAGGGAGGTTACTTCTGAGCGAGCTCCTTCAACTGTATGGACCAAACCACCCCAGGGATATGTGAAAATAAACTGGGATGCCTCGGTTGACAAACAGAGAAACAGAATGGGAGTGGGTGTAGTTATTCGCGATCATGAAGGAGGAGTTGTTGCAATGTTTTGCACAAGTAAAGAGTTCGTGCAGGACCCAACCATGGCTGAGGCCATTGGAGCATGGGAAGCAGTGAAGCTGGCTCAAAGGCTGGAGCTGCGGCAAGCCCTGTTCGAAGGGGACTCTTTAGAAGTTGTGAGAATGATGCAAAGGGAAGATGGCTGTTGGACTACATATGGACAGATCGTGAATGATGCACAGGAGAGGCTGCAACACTTGAATGGGTGGGGTATTAATCATGTTGGCAGATCTGCAAATGGTGCTGCCCACCAACTGGCTAAGCTGGCCCTTGGGTATGTTGACACGCGAGAATGGCAGGAGTTGTTTCCTCCGAGTGTGCTCTCTATTGTATTAGCTGAAAGCTGA